The following are encoded together in the Spiroplasma apis B31 genome:
- the mreB gene encoding rod shape-determining protein, with the protein MAGKKPIFVSMDLGTASTLVYISGQGIVYNEPSIVAYKIKENKIVAVGDEAYKLIGKGNKNLRIVRPMVDGVITDIRATQAQLKYIFSRLRLDKILKGSVMLLACPSVITDLEKSALIKIATSFGAQTVFVEEEVKMAALGGGINIEAPMGQLVVDMGGGTTDVAVIASGDIVISKSIKVAGNVLNEEILKFIRSQYGMEVGIKSAETVKIKMGSLAKYPDEKTMKVYGRDIVSGLPREIEIKPEEIREVLKIPLSKVIDLIVRVLEETPAELAGDIFRNGMTLCGGTALIKGIDKYFGDTLQLPAKIGQSPLLAVINGTKRHESYIYEQLKKHNQNSNLK; encoded by the coding sequence ATGGCAGGAAAAAAACCGATTTTTGTATCAATGGACTTAGGTACAGCGTCAACATTGGTATATATAAGTGGGCAAGGTATTGTGTATAATGAACCATCAATAGTTGCTTACAAAATTAAAGAAAATAAAATTGTGGCTGTTGGAGACGAAGCTTATAAACTAATTGGTAAAGGTAACAAAAATTTAAGAATTGTTAGACCAATGGTTGATGGTGTTATCACCGATATAAGAGCAACGCAAGCACAATTAAAATACATCTTCTCAAGATTGAGATTGGATAAGATTTTAAAAGGTTCTGTTATGTTGCTAGCATGTCCATCAGTTATTACTGATTTGGAAAAAAGTGCTCTAATAAAAATAGCAACTTCTTTCGGAGCTCAAACAGTATTTGTAGAAGAAGAAGTTAAAATGGCAGCTCTTGGTGGTGGTATTAATATTGAAGCACCAATGGGTCAATTAGTAGTAGATATGGGTGGAGGAACAACTGACGTAGCTGTAATCGCTTCTGGAGATATAGTTATCTCTAAATCTATCAAGGTTGCTGGAAACGTTTTAAACGAAGAAATCTTGAAGTTCATAAGATCACAATATGGTATGGAAGTTGGAATAAAATCAGCAGAAACTGTGAAAATTAAAATGGGTTCTTTGGCAAAGTATCCAGATGAAAAAACTATGAAAGTTTATGGTCGTGATATAGTTTCTGGTTTACCTAGAGAAATCGAAATCAAACCCGAAGAAATTAGAGAAGTTTTAAAAATACCTTTATCAAAAGTTATCGACTTGATTGTTAGAGTTCTTGAAGAAACACCTGCAGAACTAGCTGGTGACATATTCAGAAATGGTATGACACTTTGTGGAGGAACTGCATTGATTAAAGGGATAGATAAATACTTTGGTGACACTTTACAATTGCCTGCAAAAATAGGACAATCTCCTTTATTGGCAGTTATCAACGGAACCAAAAGACATGAAAGTTACATCTATGAACAATTAAAAAAGCATAATCAAAACTCTAATTTAAAATAA
- the mreB gene encoding rod shape-determining protein has product MINSKKHIFVGMDLGTTFTLVYISNQGIVYNEPSIVAYKIKENKIVAVGEEAYKMIGKGNKNLRIVRPMVDGVITDIKATQAQLKFIFSRLRLEKILKECVMLLACPSIVTTLERDALKKIGQSFGAKYVFIEEEVKMAALGGGVNIYAPTGRLIVDSGGGTTDIAVMCSGDIVLSKSIKVAGNYLNDEVCKFVRSQYGLDIGAKTSESIKINIGSLAKYPDERRMNVYGRDVVSGLPRTVELNPEEIREVLKVSVAKILDLIVQVLEETPPELAGDIFKNGITLCGGTSLIKGIDKYFADTLQLPTKICEAPLLAVINGTKKFESEIWEMLKKHKKELYY; this is encoded by the coding sequence ATGATAAATAGTAAAAAACACATTTTTGTGGGAATGGATTTAGGAACAACTTTTACACTGGTTTATATTAGTAACCAAGGTATTGTTTATAATGAACCTTCTATCGTTGCCTATAAAATTAAAGAGAACAAAATTGTAGCAGTTGGTGAAGAAGCTTATAAGATGATTGGAAAGGGTAATAAAAATTTAAGAATAGTAAGACCTATGGTCGACGGAGTAATTACAGATATAAAAGCTACACAAGCACAATTAAAATTTATATTTTCAAGATTAAGATTAGAAAAAATCTTAAAAGAATGCGTTATGCTTTTAGCTTGTCCATCAATAGTAACTACTTTAGAAAGAGACGCACTTAAAAAAATAGGTCAAAGTTTTGGTGCGAAGTATGTATTTATCGAAGAAGAAGTCAAAATGGCAGCTCTTGGTGGTGGTGTAAATATTTATGCTCCAACTGGCAGATTAATAGTCGATAGTGGTGGGGGTACAACAGATATTGCAGTAATGTGTTCTGGTGATATTGTATTATCAAAATCTATCAAAGTTGCTGGTAACTACCTAAATGACGAAGTTTGTAAGTTTGTGCGTTCACAATATGGTTTGGATATTGGAGCTAAAACATCAGAAAGTATTAAAATTAACATTGGTTCATTAGCTAAATATCCTGATGAAAGAAGAATGAATGTTTATGGAAGAGATGTTGTCTCTGGACTTCCAAGAACAGTAGAACTCAACCCAGAAGAAATTAGAGAAGTATTAAAAGTAAGTGTGGCTAAAATCTTGGATTTAATCGTACAAGTTCTTGAAGAAACTCCACCTGAATTGGCTGGTGATATATTTAAAAATGGTATAACCTTATGTGGCGGTACTTCTTTAATTAAGGGTATTGACAAGTATTTTGCAGACACTCTTCAACTTCCTACTAAAATATGTGAAGCACCTTTATTAGCTGTAATAAATGGTACTAAAAAGTTTGAATCTGAAATATGAGAGATGTTAAAAAAACATAAAAAAGAGTTATATTATTAA
- a CDS encoding ferredoxin, translated as MKKTWIDKPLCIGCMACVEIDETETLFMDEDGLAEAKDNDLELVEAQMVCPTGAVKIG; from the coding sequence ATGAAAAAAACTTGAATTGACAAACCTTTATGTATTGGTTGTATGGCTTGTGTTGAAATTGATGAAACAGAAACTCTCTTTATGGATGAAGATGGTTTAGCCGAAGCAAAAGATAATGATCTTGAACTGGTAGAGGCCCAAATGGTGTGTCCTACTGGTGCTGTAAAAATAGGATAA
- the cmk gene encoding (d)CMP kinase yields MQTNFNIAVDGTAGSGKSSVMSLVAEKIGFKFIDTGLMYRAFTKWCLQNNVNFSKKDQIIELLKKLNSVDIDGSSIKINENDYSQYINDYDVVENIKYIATISEVREKMVFLQKQMVENGRNIMVGRDITTVVLPKADLKIYFDCSPEARAQRRMEQNKKNNLSGVDYNILLNQIKARDESDMNREVGALKIAKDAWVIDTSDLAFNEVVDKVLKHIHSIKQERG; encoded by the coding sequence ATGCAAACTAATTTTAATATAGCAGTTGATGGAACTGCTGGTAGTGGTAAAAGTTCAGTTATGTCATTAGTGGCTGAAAAAATAGGATTTAAATTTATAGATACTGGTCTAATGTACCGTGCATTTACAAAATGATGTTTACAAAACAATGTTAATTTTTCTAAAAAAGATCAAATTATTGAATTATTGAAAAAACTTAATTCAGTAGATATAGATGGTTCATCTATAAAAATTAATGAAAATGATTATTCGCAATATATAAACGATTATGATGTTGTTGAAAATATCAAATATATCGCAACTATAAGTGAAGTTCGTGAGAAAATGGTGTTTTTACAAAAACAAATGGTAGAAAATGGAAGGAATATAATGGTTGGACGTGATATCACGACTGTAGTTCTACCAAAGGCTGACTTAAAGATTTACTTTGATTGCTCGCCTGAGGCTCGTGCCCAAAGAAGAATGGAACAAAATAAAAAAAATAATTTATCAGGTGTGGATTACAATATACTCCTTAACCAAATTAAAGCAAGAGATGAATCTGATATGAATAGAGAAGTTGGAGCGCTAAAAATTGCAAAGGATGCATGAGTAATTGATACTAGTGATTTAGCCTTTAATGAAGTTGTCGATAAAGTCTTAAAACACATTCATTCGATAAAACAAGAAAGAGGTTAA
- the der gene encoding ribosome biogenesis GTPase Der → MSRKGVVAIVGRPNVGKSTLFNRIIKEKKAIVEDKPGVTRDRMYGNAEWLTLPFIIVDTGGITLQDTAFAKEIKMQAEIAIKEADVIVFVINFREGITLEDEVVAKILYKTKKPVILAVNKYDKKQTYDESYSFMTLGFGEPCLISSTHGIGVGDLLESITAKMPKFAMNENSDDIKISIVGKPNVGKSSLVNSIVGEERMIVSEVAGTTIDSVDTKIKVEGKNYTIIDTAGMRKKGKIYENLEKYSYLRSLTSINKADVVILMLDASQPVTDHDTNIGGFAYEENKPIIIIGNKWDLVKNKESNTMKKKEEEIKAYFKYLNYAKVIFISAKENKRVHKIFEIVELVRDNIKKRIRTSLLNEIFNKAQLINPAPNHNGGRLKIYYASQVEAYLPTFVLFVNNPSFVHFSYKRFLENQIRSQFDFSGVPINIIFRERK, encoded by the coding sequence ATGTCAAGAAAAGGTGTTGTAGCAATTGTTGGTAGACCAAATGTAGGTAAATCTACATTATTTAATCGTATTATCAAAGAAAAAAAAGCCATAGTAGAAGATAAACCAGGTGTTACAAGGGATAGAATGTATGGAAATGCAGAGTGATTGACCTTGCCTTTTATAATTGTTGATACTGGTGGTATCACCCTTCAAGATACAGCATTCGCAAAAGAAATCAAAATGCAAGCTGAAATCGCCATCAAGGAAGCGGATGTAATAGTTTTTGTAATTAATTTTAGAGAAGGTATAACACTAGAAGATGAAGTGGTTGCAAAAATATTATATAAAACTAAAAAACCAGTAATTTTAGCAGTTAATAAGTACGATAAAAAACAAACATATGATGAGTCATATTCTTTTATGACTCTTGGCTTTGGAGAACCTTGTCTAATATCTTCAACACATGGTATTGGGGTTGGTGATTTATTAGAGTCAATAACAGCAAAAATGCCGAAGTTTGCTATGAATGAGAACTCAGATGATATAAAAATCTCTATCGTTGGTAAACCAAATGTGGGTAAATCAAGCCTAGTAAACTCTATTGTTGGTGAGGAAAGAATGATTGTATCTGAAGTTGCTGGAACCACTATTGATAGTGTTGACACCAAAATAAAAGTAGAAGGTAAAAACTATACTATTATTGACACAGCAGGAATGAGAAAAAAAGGGAAAATATACGAAAATTTAGAAAAATATAGTTATTTAAGGTCCTTAACAAGCATCAATAAAGCAGACGTTGTTATATTAATGTTGGATGCGAGTCAACCTGTAACAGATCACGATACAAATATTGGTGGTTTTGCTTACGAAGAAAATAAGCCAATAATCATTATCGGAAACAAATGAGATTTAGTTAAGAATAAGGAATCTAATACGATGAAAAAGAAAGAAGAGGAGATTAAAGCCTACTTCAAGTATTTGAATTATGCTAAAGTCATTTTTATATCAGCCAAAGAAAATAAAAGAGTTCATAAAATATTTGAAATAGTTGAATTAGTGAGAGATAATATCAAGAAGAGAATTAGAACAAGTTTATTAAACGAAATTTTCAACAAAGCTCAACTAATAAATCCAGCACCAAATCATAATGGTGGTCGTTTGAAAATTTATTATGCTTCACAAGTGGAGGCCTATTTACCAACATTTGTGTTGTTCGTCAATAATCCTTCTTTTGTTCATTTTTCTTATAAACGTTTTCTAGAAAATCAAATAAGATCACAGTTTGATTTTTCAGGAGTACCAATCAACATAATTTTTAGGGAGAGAAAATAA
- a CDS encoding NAD(P)H-dependent glycerol-3-phosphate dehydrogenase, producing MKNMKIAIVGTGAYGTVLANVLSDNGHSVIMFGIDNTEINDINEKHLNSKFFGDLIINDNIIATNDFAQAMEKAEIVILSTPTFALDNALDNVLKYGKREMHIINVSKGLDSENLDVLSKKIKTKLSNKGVMKSYGAIYGPSVAIEVIMRKPTCVMSCNEDKEVAQLMADIFSNEYFFVKTSTDIIGCEIAAALKNTVAIANGILTGFAGSDNSKASLITIGNAEIYNIAKHFGAKIETFMNFATLGDLILTATSPKSRNFSLGLQIAEKDNAKNVLKTHKNTVEGVAACELAYKIIKKHKISSPFFEIMYKILYNNGKPSVLIHDFFKYAKVV from the coding sequence ATGAAAAATATGAAAATAGCAATAGTTGGCACTGGTGCTTATGGAACTGTCCTTGCTAATGTTTTATCGGATAATGGACACTCAGTTATTATGTTTGGAATTGATAATACCGAAATTAACGATATCAATGAAAAACACTTGAACTCAAAATTCTTTGGAGACCTTATAATTAATGATAATATTATCGCTACCAACGATTTTGCACAAGCTATGGAAAAGGCTGAAATAGTAATATTATCAACACCAACATTTGCTTTAGATAATGCCTTAGATAATGTTCTTAAGTATGGAAAAAGAGAAATGCACATTATAAATGTATCAAAAGGGTTAGACAGTGAAAACTTAGATGTACTTAGTAAAAAAATAAAAACCAAGTTATCAAACAAAGGTGTAATGAAGTCTTATGGTGCAATTTATGGCCCATCAGTTGCAATTGAAGTGATAATGCGAAAACCTACTTGCGTTATGAGTTGTAATGAAGATAAAGAAGTTGCGCAATTAATGGCTGATATTTTCTCAAATGAATACTTTTTTGTTAAAACTTCAACAGATATTATAGGTTGTGAAATAGCAGCCGCCTTGAAAAATACTGTAGCCATCGCAAATGGAATTTTAACTGGTTTTGCCGGATCTGATAACTCAAAAGCATCACTTATTACAATAGGTAATGCCGAAATATACAATATTGCTAAACATTTTGGGGCTAAAATAGAAACTTTTATGAATTTTGCCACATTAGGAGATTTAATATTAACCGCAACTTCTCCTAAATCAAGAAACTTTTCATTAGGTTTACAAATTGCGGAAAAAGACAATGCTAAAAATGTATTAAAAACTCACAAAAATACAGTGGAGGGTGTTGCTGCTTGTGAATTAGCTTATAAAATCATCAAAAAGCACAAAATTTCCTCACCTTTTTTTGAAATAATGTATAAAATACTATATAATAATGGCAAGCCTAGTGTATTAATACACGATTTTTTCAAATACGCTAAGGTAGTATAG
- a CDS encoding HU family DNA-binding protein encodes MTKKELSEKLSANFNSTKAEAEKMVSFIFDEIVSCLVKKEEVSISGFGKFVTTERAAREGVNPSTGSKIQIPATTVAKFKVSKQLKEAVAK; translated from the coding sequence ATGACTAAAAAAGAATTATCAGAAAAACTATCAGCAAATTTTAACTCAACTAAAGCAGAGGCAGAAAAAATGGTAAGTTTCATTTTTGACGAAATTGTTTCATGTTTAGTGAAAAAAGAAGAAGTTTCAATTTCTGGATTTGGAAAGTTTGTTACTACTGAAAGAGCTGCACGTGAAGGTGTTAATCCATCAACAGGATCAAAAATCCAAATTCCTGCAACTACAGTAGCGAAATTTAAAGTTTCAAAACAACTTAAAGAAGCTGTGGCTAAATAA
- a CDS encoding DnaD family protein, with product MFDFFRKGLINKKTLLILNYSKLSITENQLAIILIIMELSNEEQKNFTPSQLSKYMSIEKSIIEKEINNLLVNNLIKLEQKGKKTSLDFTPLFNKIIVKLEEENSNLTNDTNYLFIEELIGRKLEAKEIELIISYIEKGISKPKLLSIIINNNITTFEDLLKTINDYIKKNNLKLTRYNWLND from the coding sequence GTGTTTGATTTTTTTAGAAAAGGATTAATCAATAAAAAAACTTTACTAATTCTCAATTACTCAAAACTATCTATAACTGAAAACCAACTTGCAATAATATTAATAATTATGGAGTTATCTAATGAAGAACAAAAAAACTTCACTCCATCTCAATTGTCTAAATATATGTCTATTGAAAAATCTATTATCGAAAAAGAAATTAACAACTTATTGGTAAATAATTTAATAAAATTAGAACAAAAAGGTAAGAAAACTTCTTTAGACTTCACTCCATTGTTTAATAAAATAATAGTTAAACTTGAAGAAGAAAATTCAAATTTAACCAATGACACTAATTATTTGTTTATTGAAGAATTAATTGGTAGAAAACTAGAAGCAAAAGAAATTGAACTTATAATTTCGTATATCGAAAAAGGAATCTCAAAACCAAAGTTACTATCAATAATAATCAACAATAATATAACAACTTTTGAAGATTTATTAAAAACAATTAATGATTATATTAAAAAAAATAATTTAAAGTTGACTAGATACAATTGATTAAATGATTAA
- a CDS encoding Holliday junction resolvase RecU, giving the protein MILKNKGLYLESVINYTLEKYSNDSLAYFYKIPLNSTLISVDNNILKSKLTKNVFCDYIGIYKGAYIEFEAKETELDYFNLSNIKKSQFEKLEIVSKNSGVSFIVVYFHKYDKYYGLSWSSLLNFNTKKISFDWFERNGFEIFFDGRSLGLIDFINHLINCI; this is encoded by the coding sequence TTGATACTAAAAAATAAAGGACTTTACTTAGAAAGTGTCATAAACTATACACTTGAAAAATATTCTAATGATAGTTTAGCCTACTTTTATAAAATACCTTTGAATTCTACGTTAATTTCTGTTGATAACAATATCCTAAAGTCAAAGCTTACCAAAAACGTTTTTTGTGATTATATAGGTATATATAAAGGAGCCTATATAGAATTCGAAGCAAAAGAAACCGAGTTAGACTATTTTAATTTATCTAACATAAAAAAAAGTCAATTTGAAAAGTTAGAGATTGTTTCTAAAAACTCAGGGGTTTCATTTATAGTTGTTTATTTCCATAAGTACGATAAGTATTATGGATTATCATGAAGTAGTTTGCTAAATTTCAACACAAAAAAAATCAGTTTTGACTGATTTGAAAGAAATGGTTTCGAGATTTTTTTTGATGGTCGTTCACTAGGTTTGATTGATTTTATTAATCATTTAATCAATTGTATCTAG
- a CDS encoding DivIVA domain-containing protein: protein MANIIKLTRTDILQKDFEVEYKGYKVEEVDAFLDIIAEDYKLFADREQKQEKKIKDLTDKIARLKSDLSSTMAHLKLNEQQKEELARQGLGSSALIERISNLEKGKFNKE, encoded by the coding sequence ATGGCTAACATTATAAAATTGACAAGGACAGATATTTTACAAAAAGATTTTGAAGTTGAATATAAGGGTTATAAAGTAGAAGAAGTTGATGCATTCTTGGATATAATAGCAGAAGATTATAAGTTATTTGCTGATAGGGAACAAAAACAAGAAAAGAAAATTAAAGACCTTACTGATAAAATTGCTAGACTAAAGTCAGATCTTAGTTCAACAATGGCACATTTAAAATTAAATGAACAACAAAAAGAGGAACTTGCAAGACAAGGGTTGGGAAGTAGTGCATTAATTGAAAGAATTTCTAATTTAGAAAAAGGGAAGTTTAATAAAGAATAG
- a CDS encoding CinA family protein: MKKLFNFLKANNYTISSCESFTGGLFGSDLSNIPGASTVYKGGFICYSDEFKINQLGIEPEIIKKYSSVSIEALKEMLHKTKNILNTDVVVGFTGYATPIDLHNQRSGLSYVGFLLKDEVFLFELNIYKNISRKKYKKKALNLLLTKIKNKLGIT; this comes from the coding sequence ATGAAAAAATTATTTAATTTTTTAAAAGCAAATAATTATACAATTTCTTCTTGTGAATCATTCACTGGCGGATTATTTGGTAGTGATTTATCAAATATTCCAGGAGCAAGCACGGTATATAAAGGTGGTTTTATATGCTATAGTGATGAATTTAAAATTAACCAGCTTGGGATTGAACCAGAAATAATTAAAAAATATTCTTCAGTATCAATAGAAGCATTGAAAGAAATGCTACACAAAACCAAAAACATTTTAAACACAGATGTGGTTGTTGGTTTTACAGGTTATGCTACTCCAATTGATTTACATAATCAAAGAAGTGGTTTATCATATGTTGGATTCCTGCTTAAGGACGAAGTATTTCTCTTCGAATTGAATATTTACAAAAATATTTCAAGGAAAAAATATAAGAAAAAAGCTTTAAATTTATTATTAACTAAAATTAAAAATAAATTAGGGATTACGTAA
- the recA gene encoding recombinase RecA, with the protein MENNIYDDPEFKAVLKDIEKTFGKGSIMRLGDKANSLIEATPTGSFLLDKAIGIGGYPKGRVVEIYGPESSGKTTLSLHAIAEAQKLGGRAAFIDAEHALDPRYAKNLGVDINNLIVAQPDSGEQALDILEMLVKSNTINIVVVDSVAALVPKIELDGEMSDQQIGLQARLMSKALRKLNGIISRTNTTVLFINQLREKVGVIFGNPEVTPGGRALRFYSSVRLEVRKGETIMNNGEPSANKVKIKVVKNKVSPPFKTCQITINYNKGIDRELEVIELATVYNVLTKAGVWYSYNEEKIGQGKESVRDWLIKNPDKLLEIQNKINEVMK; encoded by the coding sequence ATGGAAAATAATATATATGATGATCCTGAATTTAAAGCTGTATTAAAAGATATTGAAAAAACTTTTGGTAAAGGTTCGATAATGAGATTGGGAGACAAAGCAAACTCTCTAATTGAAGCAACTCCAACTGGAAGTTTCTTATTAGATAAAGCTATTGGAATTGGTGGTTATCCAAAAGGAAGAGTTGTTGAAATTTATGGACCTGAATCAAGTGGTAAAACGACTTTATCTTTGCATGCCATTGCTGAGGCGCAAAAACTAGGTGGAAGAGCAGCTTTTATTGATGCAGAACATGCTCTTGATCCAAGATATGCTAAAAATCTTGGAGTGGATATCAATAATCTTATAGTTGCACAACCAGACTCTGGTGAACAAGCACTCGATATTTTAGAAATGTTGGTGAAGTCTAACACAATAAACATTGTTGTTGTTGACTCTGTTGCTGCTTTAGTGCCAAAAATTGAATTAGATGGTGAAATGTCCGACCAACAAATCGGTCTACAAGCCCGTTTGATGTCAAAAGCCTTAAGAAAACTAAACGGGATTATTTCAAGAACTAATACAACCGTTCTTTTTATTAATCAATTAAGAGAAAAAGTTGGTGTTATTTTTGGAAATCCTGAAGTTACACCTGGTGGTAGAGCACTTAGATTTTATTCTTCAGTAAGATTAGAAGTTCGAAAAGGGGAAACTATTATGAATAATGGTGAACCAAGCGCTAACAAAGTTAAAATAAAAGTGGTAAAAAATAAAGTTTCACCACCATTTAAAACTTGTCAAATAACAATCAACTACAATAAAGGTATCGATAGAGAATTAGAAGTTATTGAGCTTGCAACTGTTTATAATGTTTTGACAAAAGCTGGTGTGTGATATTCTTACAACGAAGAGAAAATAGGGCAAGGAAAAGAATCTGTTCGAGATTGATTGATTAAAAATCCTGACAAGTTACTAGAAATTCAAAATAAGATCAACGAAGTTATGAAATAA
- a CDS encoding helix-turn-helix domain-containing protein, whose product MANLKGNKSNILNFETKKELIIKHFDQNLSYKDLSKMYNISYSTVRRMCVDWEVFGDESLISKTGKHNKHNGKIRINSKDPKDKKIAELNKKLKWLEMENEVLKKFNELMENSEKKL is encoded by the coding sequence ATGGCTAATTTAAAAGGAAACAAATCAAACATCCTAAATTTTGAGACTAAAAAAGAGTTGATTATCAAGCATTTTGATCAAAATTTATCTTATAAAGACCTATCAAAAATGTACAATATTTCATATTCAACAGTTAGAAGAATGTGTGTAGATTGAGAAGTTTTTGGTGATGAATCGCTTATTTCAAAAACTGGAAAACACAATAAGCACAACGGAAAGATTAGAATCAATTCAAAAGATCCAAAAGATAAGAAAATTGCAGAACTTAATAAAAAATTGAAATGATTAGAAATGGAGAATGAGGTTTTAAAAAAGTTCAATGAACTGATGGAGAATTCAGAAAAAAAATTATAA
- a CDS encoding IS3 family transposase — MIRNGEWGFKKVQWTDGEFRKKIIKYYKTIDKYNNKYTVLSLCKLFNVTRASYYRWCGKNKPDYEIKIDMDLAYKIKNIFMINNGIYGAPRIKIILNNQGIVVSQSKVARIMKLFNLYSVIRIKKMYRKPKEVKKITYGPNHVNRNWSLYSKNELWVTDITYIPFNKKFAYLSVLKDANTGFIVGHEVSLKNDIDIYRKTLEKASLHRQDLSKKLIIHSDNGNQYTSIFAKRYAKKNNIIISLSRPGNSIDNGMCETFFSSLKEEWKIKLKQDEFLKLKLAIDNYIEFYNYERIMIKHKSPPAYAYLDFKLWKKILQTWLKYSYKKHFVYLTKYIYHTFEVWFFF, encoded by the coding sequence ATGATTAGAAATGGAGAATGAGGTTTTAAAAAAGTTCAATGAACTGATGGAGAATTCAGAAAAAAAATTATAAAGTATTACAAAACTATAGATAAATATAATAACAAATACACGGTTCTTTCTTTATGTAAATTATTTAATGTCACAAGAGCGAGTTATTATCGCTGATGTGGTAAAAATAAACCGGATTATGAAATAAAAATAGATATGGACTTAGCATATAAAATAAAAAATATATTCATGATAAACAATGGCATTTATGGTGCACCCAGAATAAAAATAATTTTAAATAATCAAGGCATAGTAGTAAGTCAATCTAAAGTTGCAAGAATAATGAAATTATTTAATTTATATTCAGTTATAAGAATAAAAAAGATGTATAGAAAACCGAAAGAAGTCAAAAAAATAACTTATGGTCCTAATCATGTTAATAGAAATTGATCTTTGTATTCAAAAAATGAGCTTTGAGTTACAGATATTACATATATACCTTTCAATAAAAAATTTGCATATTTAAGTGTTTTGAAAGACGCAAACACTGGATTCATAGTAGGTCATGAGGTATCTTTAAAAAATGACATAGATATTTACAGAAAAACACTTGAGAAAGCTTCGCTTCATAGACAAGATCTATCTAAGAAACTTATTATCCATTCTGATAACGGAAATCAATATACATCTATATTTGCAAAGCGTTATGCTAAAAAAAATAATATTATAATATCATTATCTAGACCAGGTAATTCTATTGATAATGGGATGTGTGAAACCTTTTTTTCATCATTAAAAGAAGAGTGAAAAATAAAACTAAAGCAGGATGAGTTTCTCAAGTTGAAATTAGCAATCGACAATTATATAGAATTTTACAATTATGAAAGAATAATGATTAAACACAAGAGCCCTCCAGCATATGCTTATTTAGATTTCAAATTATGAAAAAAAATACTTCAAACTTGGTTGAAGTATTCTTATAAAAAACATTTTGTATACTTGACAAAATATATTTATCACACTTTTGAAGTGTGATTTTTTTTTTAA